One region of Flavobacterium sp. KACC 22763 genomic DNA includes:
- the tsaB gene encoding tRNA (adenosine(37)-N6)-threonylcarbamoyltransferase complex dimerization subunit type 1 TsaB: protein MSFILNIETATKNCSVSIAKDGQTIVCSELADEGYSHAEKLHVFIEEVIEKAGISAQDLKAVAVSQGPGSYTGLRIGVSAAKGLCYALNIPLIAVDTMQTLASQAGVTDGKIIPMLDARRMEVYSAIFNYDLTLEREIKAEIIDENSFQEYTDKLYFVGDCAEKCKTVLTKDNFEFLENIKYPSAQAMSKISFDKYQISDTVDVAYFEPYYLKDFMIAPPKKQ, encoded by the coding sequence TTGTCTTTTATTCTCAATATCGAAACGGCTACTAAAAATTGTTCTGTATCTATAGCTAAAGATGGTCAGACCATTGTTTGCAGCGAATTGGCAGATGAAGGGTATTCACACGCCGAAAAACTTCATGTTTTTATTGAAGAAGTAATCGAAAAAGCGGGAATATCAGCGCAGGATTTAAAAGCTGTTGCTGTTAGTCAAGGGCCAGGATCTTATACAGGTTTAAGAATTGGTGTTTCTGCAGCAAAAGGTTTATGCTATGCTTTAAATATTCCGCTGATTGCCGTTGATACGATGCAAACTTTAGCATCACAAGCAGGAGTTACAGACGGAAAGATTATACCAATGTTAGATGCTCGCCGAATGGAAGTTTATAGCGCCATTTTTAATTATGATTTGACACTGGAAAGAGAGATTAAAGCCGAAATCATTGACGAAAACTCATTTCAGGAATATACAGATAAACTTTACTTTGTTGGCGATTGTGCTGAGAAATGTAAAACGGTTTTGACTAAAGACAACTTTGAGTTTTTAGAAAACATAAAATATCCTTCTGCGCAAGCGATGAGTAAAATCAGTTTTGATAAGTATCAAATAAGCGACACTGTAGATGTCGCTTATTTTGAACCTTATTATTTAAAAGATTTTATGATTGCTCCTCCAAAGAAACAATAA
- a CDS encoding mechanosensitive ion channel family protein gives MNLSPEQVSKYISRFIDILVDYSPKLISAFLILFVGLYAIRLINRIIRKIMIQRNLDPTLTKFLSDILLWALRILLFVTFISKLGIETSSFVAILGAMGLAVGLSLQGSLSNFAGGMLIIVFKPFKVGDTIEAQGVVATVLEIQIFVTKMLTANNQTVFVPNGSLSNGNIINYSMQGERRADLTFAISYDSDIKKAKEILLDVLNKNPKVLKKPAPEVFVKNLSASSIDFAVRPWAKNANYGAVFSETLENCKIALDEAGISVQPYTIQK, from the coding sequence ATGAATCTTAGTCCAGAACAAGTCAGTAAATACATTAGTCGTTTTATTGACATCTTAGTTGATTACTCGCCAAAACTGATTTCCGCATTTTTAATCTTATTTGTTGGTTTGTATGCCATCAGATTGATTAATCGAATTATTAGAAAAATAATGATTCAGCGAAATCTTGATCCTACATTAACCAAATTCTTATCCGACATTTTATTGTGGGCGTTGCGAATATTGTTATTTGTAACCTTTATTTCTAAATTAGGAATAGAAACTTCTTCTTTCGTTGCTATTTTAGGAGCAATGGGTCTTGCGGTTGGTTTATCATTACAAGGATCGCTTTCTAACTTTGCTGGCGGAATGCTAATCATTGTTTTCAAGCCATTTAAAGTAGGAGACACAATAGAAGCACAAGGTGTTGTCGCAACAGTTCTTGAAATTCAGATTTTTGTAACCAAAATGCTTACGGCAAATAATCAGACTGTATTTGTTCCAAATGGTTCTTTGTCTAATGGAAATATCATCAATTACTCAATGCAAGGAGAGAGAAGAGCCGATTTGACTTTTGCTATTTCTTACGATTCAGACATTAAAAAAGCCAAAGAAATTCTTTTAGATGTTTTGAACAAAAACCCTAAGGTATTGAAAAAACCTGCCCCAGAAGTTTTTGTAAAAAATCTGTCAGCAAGTTCTATTGATTTTGCTGTTCGTCCTTGGGCAAAAAATGCTAATTATGGAGCTGTTTTCTCTGAAACTTTAGAGAATTGCAAAATAGCTTTAGATGAAGCTGGAATTTCAGTTCAACCGTATACTATTCAGAAATAA
- a CDS encoding YtxH domain-containing protein, with the protein MGISSFFKNLFGSTKESVTELANNAEETFEQAKEAAAPYIEKAEAFAEETIEKVKEVSEPIIDRASEYAEKAKETVSEYADKASEAINDVVDSVKEKTASLASEAPKTISETVVDSGEKTVAEVEELADDDTEKA; encoded by the coding sequence ATGGGAATATCTTCATTTTTTAAAAATTTGTTTGGCTCAACCAAAGAGTCTGTAACTGAATTGGCAAATAATGCCGAAGAGACTTTTGAACAAGCAAAAGAAGCTGCCGCTCCGTATATTGAGAAAGCTGAAGCTTTTGCTGAAGAAACAATCGAAAAAGTAAAAGAAGTTTCAGAACCTATTATTGACCGTGCTTCAGAATATGCTGAAAAAGCAAAAGAAACTGTAAGCGAATATGCAGATAAAGCATCTGAAGCAATAAATGATGTTGTAGATTCTGTTAAAGAAAAAACAGCTTCTCTGGCTTCTGAAGCCCCAAAAACTATTTCTGAAACCGTTGTCGATTCAGGCGAAAAAACTGTTGCCGAAGTAGAAGAATTAGCCGACGACGACACTGAGAAAGCATAA
- a CDS encoding NifU family protein: MTKITIKETQNPTILKFEFEDFITQNQNFEFKNIDEAGASPLAQQLFYLPFVKTVYISGNFIAIERYSIVDWDDVKDAVAEQISAFVDKGGVIIKIDETKPKKQPITVYGETTPNPSALKFVVSRMLTRNAVEYKNIDQTASSPLAQELFKFPYVKEIFIDENYISVTKYEINNWDEITLELRTFIKQFIENGGTVLDESLIETKAKTEATKDEAFDKLDVTSQQIINILEEYVKPAVAADGGNIAFESYNEDDKTVKVLLQGACSGCPSSTFTLKSGIENMLKSMLNDDAIKVEASNA, encoded by the coding sequence ATGACTAAAATCACTATAAAAGAGACTCAAAATCCAACTATTTTAAAGTTTGAGTTTGAGGATTTCATTACTCAGAATCAAAACTTTGAGTTCAAAAATATCGATGAAGCAGGAGCTTCTCCTCTAGCACAGCAATTATTCTATCTGCCATTTGTTAAAACAGTTTATATTTCAGGAAATTTTATCGCTATCGAAAGATATAGCATCGTTGATTGGGATGATGTAAAAGATGCCGTGGCGGAACAAATCAGTGCTTTTGTTGACAAAGGTGGCGTTATCATTAAAATTGATGAAACAAAACCAAAAAAACAACCTATTACGGTATACGGAGAAACAACTCCAAACCCATCTGCATTGAAATTTGTTGTAAGCAGAATGCTTACTCGTAATGCTGTAGAATATAAAAATATCGATCAGACTGCTTCTTCGCCTTTAGCTCAGGAATTATTCAAATTTCCTTATGTGAAAGAAATTTTTATTGATGAAAATTATATTTCAGTAACAAAATATGAAATCAATAATTGGGACGAAATCACTCTAGAATTAAGAACTTTCATTAAACAATTTATAGAAAACGGAGGAACTGTTTTAGATGAAAGTTTAATTGAAACTAAAGCCAAAACTGAAGCTACAAAAGATGAGGCTTTTGATAAATTGGATGTGACTTCTCAGCAAATCATTAACATCTTAGAAGAATATGTAAAACCAGCGGTAGCTGCCGATGGAGGAAACATTGCTTTCGAATCTTATAATGAAGATGACAAAACAGTAAAAGTATTATTGCAAGGTGCTTGCAGTGGATGTCCTTCTTCTACCTTTACCTTAAAAAGCGGTATCGAAAATATGCTAAAAAGCATGCTGAATGATGATGCGATAAAAGTAGAAGCATCAAATGCATAA